A stretch of DNA from Cryptomeria japonica chromosome 4, Sugi_1.0, whole genome shotgun sequence:
ATAGGTTTAACTATGATTTCTTTATTGATTTGAAGTTTTGTACTATCTAATCATAATTGTTGGAAGCATAAATACCTTTATTTGCATTTGCAGTGGCGGCTCGCACGTAGGCTTATTTATGATTGCTTTATTGTGTATATTTTGAGGTGGCATTTTGGGTATGTTTCTTTTCACGCCTCTGGGGATTTGCTTCGTGAAAAAATATTGCTTCTATCGTAAGGTATTAAGTATGAGTAATGGATATGATTTTCTTTGATTACTCCTTAGGAGGTGGCAGTTTGTGGAAGTTTGTTGGCACGATGTACTGTGAGTTAGCTTGTGCTGgtctttattttgatatcttttttgtCCTTTGGAGGATGTGCTTATTAATCTATGATGGCCTATTGTTTCTTTATAAGCCTACTCATTTTCTTGCATTGCATTGTTTCTTTGGGCTCTTTTTGATGGAGGTTGCTGGTTATAGAATCTTGTTGCTTGTTAAGCTGTGCGATTTCAAGGATTCTCATGTGAGAAGCTTGGTCGACTGTTTAAAATCCATTCTTTGGATTTCTCTTTGGCTTTTCGCAAAGTGGTGGGTAGACGATGGTTAGTGGAAAATTCATTTAGTTTTCTTGCTGAAGTTGCATCTCGTTTTATTACTATCTGTATGGACATGATTTTGGATTTTTCTATGGTTATGGCACTATTGGATGCATACATTCATCCCTTTATTTATTTTGCTACTGATATGGATAATGCTTTGTCTCTCTATCATTTTGAGTTTGGTATTTTTTCTTATGGTGGTTTCCTATCGCCTTCTCAATTATTATTTTCTGGCTAGCACAGTGAACTTCTTTCAATTATAAGAGGGGGTTTGATATCTAATCTTTATGATGACACTATGTTTGCTCTTGTAGCTTTTTTAGATCATGTATCACCAGATATTTTGGCAAtggtttttaatgtgtttttcagGTATTCACTTTCTCCTGGATTCGTTGAAAGCGGTAATGTCTTCTCCAAGTGCAGTTATGCCTCTTCAGGTTGTGGCTCTAGAAGTGGAGAATGATGACATTGTTCACCCACTCTCTCCTCCGATGGAAAGTACCAGCACTTGGTTTCTGCAGTCTTGATGTTCTAATTTCTCACTTAGAGAGTTTTTTGTATCCATATACTTTGGGGGGTGGGTTTTTTGTTAGCCCATATGGTTTTATTGGGAATCTTCTTAGGACTGGTTGGATATTTCCTTGTTCTTAACTGCCTATACTATTTATgagctagaccagaggttttctttgtctggttctttcctaccggtgctcttTCAACCAGgttgtaaaaattataaatatcaataaaatttattggttctccacttttattttttatttttaaaacttcttatataaaatttaaaatttaatatttatattcaAACTAAAAATTTAAGCTCACAATATATTCATTTCTTATTCTTTTCatatgaaatattttaattaatcttaATCATATAATTAATatgcttaatttttttaataagtttatatTTAATTTTGGCATAAGTTAATAAGGTTAATATTGAATAGCATAATGACAAATATATTTCTACATTTTGAATTCAGAATTCGTCTATCATTTATACCTTATATAAAACTACCATTTTAACGGTCTATCATTTATACCTTATATAAAACTACCATTTtaacctaaaataaataaatatgaccTCAGTGTTCACTCTTTCAAACCATCAAAGTAGTGAAATATTTTTCAACTTTGAAAATTTGTTTTTAGTAAACAATTGAGAGGTATCTATTTTGTCAAATTCGTCTTATATTAGTAAGATTTGATTTCTGATGAACTCAACTCATCCATTCAACAACAAGTGATTCCATTCAAGAACCTTTCAACATCAAGACCTGTCCAATCTGCCAAATTTGTCTTGCATTCAACAAGACTTAATAGATAATAGACTCTTTCCATcaccaaaaaatcaaaaacccattgacatttatataatttaaatatttaaataatctttaattACGACTTGAGTGTCCAAGGGATTCTCCACCACCAATATGCTTTTCTTCGGTTCAAAGCACGAGTTATGACTGGCCTTTGCATTTTCCTCTGAGCACTTCTATTTAAGGCGTGCTTCATCACTCCCAAATTATTACTTTTCTTGTGTGAGGCTTAATAGTCTTATTCTATCTATAGCACTAATGGCTGAAGCCGCTGTACTAGTTGATAATTGTTATGTCATCGGAGAAGATGAAACAGAGGAAAATGCTGTAGTTAGAAGAATTGGGAAATACCATGCCAATATCTGGGAGCGTGATTTTTTGCAGTTTCTTTCATCACCTTATGGAGTGAGTTTATATTCTTTCATGGTTTATATGTTTGCAGTCCATTTGTTCATATTATTTCATGGTTTAAGTGCCCAATTCTTTATTTGTGTATTTATCGGGCACCTTCGTACATGGAGAGAATGGAAACGTTGGTTGAAGAGATAAAGATGGACTTGTTTAACAGTCTTGTTGGAGAGGGAGAAATTAGCCCCTCTTCATATGACCTACTGGAAAGATTCTCCATTGTTGATGTTGTCCAACGCCTTGGAATCGATAGGCATTTTGAGAAAGAAATAAAGGCAGTTTTAGATTACACATACAAGTATGACTGTACCCTTTTTATCTCCTCCTTATCTCCTTGTGTTTATTAACTAATTCTATTTTATGCTATGCTTCCCACAACACCAGATATTGGAATGAAAATGGCATTTCATGGGGGACAGAAACTGGTATTGTTGATCTCCACACAACTGCTTTGGGATTTCGAATTCTTCGCCTGAATGGATACCGTGTGTCTTCAGGTATTGCAGTTTTCATACTGTATTTCAGGTCTATCAATATGTGAATATGGGCATAGAGGTATTGTTTCTAAACATGTTTTCTCTAACACCATTGTGCTATAAATCCAAACAGATGTATTTCATAACTTCAAGGACCAAAAGGGGCAGTTCATTTGCCCTACAAAACAATCTGACAGCCAAATAAGAATCATGCTGAGTTTATATCAAGCCTCTGAGATTTCTTTTCCAGGAGAGAATATCATGAGAGAAGCTAAAGAATTTGCCCGTAGATGTCTAAAAGAAGCACTTGAAAAGAAGCAGGAATTAAAAGACAAAACCCAGCTTCTAGCAGAGGCAAGCATAGAAACCATTcttgttattttatatttatatggtGTGTTAACAGCCAGGTGATTCAAAATAAGTCTTCTCAATGTAGGATGTTAAATAACGAGTTTCATAGCTCTGATTTAAAATAGGATGTAATCTGTTTGGCTCCAACACTATTGCTTGGTTGCCCTGATTGGTTTTGTTCCAATTCAGATTTCAGATGGTTTATGCTAGATTTGTAAtggatattttaataaaaaatgatcatatgATATTATAACTATTTCTTGTAGGTGGAGTATATTCTACATTATCCATGGAGATGCAGAGTCCCAAGGTGGGAGGCATGGAATTCTATCCAAATATTTAGACAAGACATAGATTCTTGGATGCTGACGGAGGGAATATATAAGTAAGTCCATACAATTTTGTTTTCTAAACTATTCAATCAAAGCATCAAATCTAAATTGTGTTGATAAATTTCTTTCAGGGTGCCAAATGAATGGAGTAAAAAGATTTTGGAATTAGCAATATTGGATTTCAATATCTTGCAGTCTCACCATCAAAACGAACTCAAATATTTGGCTGAGTAATACAACGATATCTAATTTCTTCATTGCAGTTTATAGAGAATTTCATATTGATTTTGTATAAGAATCAAGTTTGCAATGTATTTAAAACATTGGTAAGCAATAAGTAAAGTAAAGATACTCAGTCTTTTATGCATGGTCATAAGTTAAGCCTTAAAAGAATCAGTTAAGATTAAATTGGTAAAAACTTATGTTTTTTTATTCTTTAAACTCAGCTATATGTTTTTGCTAATACAAATGTTCAGATGGTGGGATGAGGCAATCGTGAAACAACTTAGTTTCTTTAGGCATCGACATGTAGAATATTATTTTTGGTATACATGTGGCTTGTATGAGCCTGAGTATGGAGCAACAAGGTTGTGCTATGCCAAACTGGGCACCCTCATTACtattgttgatgacatttttgatACTTACGGAACTATTGATGAGCTCATACCTTTTAGGGAGGTTTTGATCAAGTAAGTTATTGTAAAAAATTTCGTCACTATAATCTAATTCTAAAAGAAAACCAAAATTTGATATCATAGTAATATAGAATGTGTTATCTACTTGTTATGATTTTTTACTTGTTATATAAAGATATTTATTTTAACTTCAATATGTAGCTGGGATATGTCGATGATGGACAAACTTCCAAACTATATGCAAATTAGTCTTCGGTTTGCCCACCAAACATATATGGAAATAACTGTTGAGGCTGAAAAGATACATGGTCCACGTGTACAAGAATGGATGAAGGATTATGTAAGTTATGTGTTTTAATTTGGTTCCACGTTTatgtttataaatatataaatatacattttaTGCATTTATGAATTTCTTTCAATttatatatattgttattttattcTAAGTAGTATTTCTTATCCCATATTGCAGTGGAAGACACTAATTTGGGCAGAATTTCAAGACGCTGAATGGATAGCTAAAAAATATCATCCAACTTTATCTGAATACTTAAAGAACTCATTAATATCTTCTACTGTTCCTGTTGTTACATTGTTTCCCATGATTTTAATCAACACATATCTCCCAGATGACATTTTGAAGAGAGTTAATAAGTTTGAAAGTAGAGTAGCATGGGGTTGTCGATTAATTGATGACTCCAAAGATTTTTAGTTATCTATCTATCATATTTCATGATTATAAATTTTGACTCATTTTATCTATGAATTATATATTTAGCATAacatatttttcctatttttcctTATTTTTAAAGAATGAACAAGAACATGGAGAGACTGCATCATGGATAGAATGTTATGCAAGAGATAACCCTGGAACAACTAGGGAGCAAGCTTTAGATCATGTGAACATGATTATCGAGTTGAGCATAGAAGAATTGACTAAGGAGCGTTTATTTTATGATCATGATATTCCAAGTTGTTGTAAGAGGTTGTATTTTGATTCCATGTACAGATCAGTGGCTTTCATTTGGAGGGACATAGATGGTTTTTCAATATCACATCAAggcaccaaagatgacataatgAAAATACTTATTGAATCTATACCTCTCTAAGATGGAGAGAGAAAAATAACTTTATTTCATGTAGTGTTCCTTTAAAACTTTTGTATTATGTACCTGAGTTGTAATAGATGGAAAAATTATAACCAGAATGTGTAGGGACAATATATTATTACCTTGTTTCATGTAGAAATTTATGTTAAAAGTGTACTTGAGATAATTTTCAAATTATTTCTTATTATTAtcttatataaattttaaaaataatatttcttgttctttttagatatcATATACTTAAGGATAAAAGGAACATTCACTATGATCTAGATTGTCCATTGAAATTTTATTCATTGTTGAGATGATAGTATAAGCTATAAAAAATAAAATgtgataaaattatttatttctacatataaattttagatttttttttaattatcaagaaaaagttaaaaatagaaatttaaaagtgtgaatctcaataataattttataattaaaaaataactgataatttattaattaacatttaatcataaagaaaatgttgaaatttAAATTTAGTTATTGAGATATATTAATCTTCAACTTTTATTTTTATGAATGGTGTAAtattctttttatttgtttgtaCAATTTAATAAGTAACATTATATGTAAAAGTAATAATGAATGATAGTTCTTATGGACATATTTTTAagtcatttaaaaaataatttagaatTAACTTGTTCTTTATATAAAAATCAAGACAATTGTTATACACCTCAGGGCCATGTGTAGTGGTCAAATGGAAGGATATCCCTCCCCTAGCTATTAACATTAATATCATTTTAGCTTTTATAGAAGAACTTCGTAAGAGACCTATagtttttcaaaataaagaggatTCATTGGTTTGGGTTAAAAATGCGTCAGGCTCGGTAAAAGAGGGGTATAATTCTTTGATCCAGACCCTTGTATCTGTCTGCTGGCCTACTAAGCTATTCTGGCACTTTGCTTGTCTTCCAAAAGTAGGGGTGTTTGCCTGGCTGACAGTTCAAGATAGAATCCTCACTGGAATAcgattggataggcttgggattacgatgatgtttccttgtgttttttgtggttattGGATGGAATCGATGGATCACCTCTTCCTGCTATGTCCCTTTGCTTCTCAGTGTTGTTATTGGTTGTTTAGTATGTTAGGGTGGTCTTCTTCTCTCTGCTCAAGTCTACTTGCAcaatttcaatcctggcccttgttgtttCTCGCTTCGTTCTATTCATCTCTTTGGATAGTTGCTCCATCTCTGgtgatttggaatctttggcttgaaaggaattcaagaatctTTAATCATAAGTCTACATCTTTGACAGACATCATTGGTAAAATCCAAGGCTCCATTAGTGAAGTGGTGCTTTCTTTCATTTACAAAAATTCAGGGCATCTCACaaccttttctcattgggataactGGGTTACTTGGAGATGGCCCTCATTGCATTTAATGCCTTCTCATGGGGCTATATCAGATTCTTTTTCTTCGTATCTTAAGTGAAAGATGGCTAAGTGGAGTTCTCCCCCTTTTCCTTCTTACAAACTTCAGTTTGAGGGGGCCTCTAAGGGTAATCCGGGGAAGTTTGGGATTGGGGTAATTATCTTTGATCACTCTTCAAAAATTATCAAGGCAGATGGCAAATATATTGGCTATGGCACTAACAACATGGCTGAATTTTAGGCTCTATCCTTTGGACTTAATCTGGCTCATTCTCTAAATATCAAGGATATTGTCATTGAAGGTAATTCAATGCTTGTCTGTCAGGCAGTTGCTGCCAAAAAGTGTGTCTCTTGGAATTTGTAGTACCTTTGGAGCACATTCTTCTCCAACTTAATGGCTTTTCCACTTTCTCGATTTCACACTGCTTTAGAGAAATTAATGTGTTTGCTGATTTTATTGCAAATAAGGTTGTTACTGAAGGTGTAGATTGCATAGAACTTGCACCCTCGGACTTTCCTATCTCATGCATGAGAATTCTATCTTAATAGTCCTTCTTGGTGTGGTTGTTCTTTTGTAAGTGCCTATAATGAGGGTGTTCGCCTTTGGGACAATACCATTGTTATTGACATTTATTGGGAGAATCTCCTCATTATGAAGGGACGTTTTGTTGTTATCTTTGGAAATTTTCCTCACCTCATGGGGAGTTTACTTCATTGAATGTCTATGAGGGGGGTGTTGCCTTGCCTTATGACAACATCTTGGTTATAGTCATTCCTGGTAGTAGAGTCATTTTTTAAGGGAGGAGGGTGGTGGGTTTTTCTGGGTTCAACCGACCCTGATTTGATAGTGTTTAGGGGCTGGGttctttctcattttttatttataattccaGGGCTAGGGTTGGATACTCTAGTTAAGGGATTTATTGTACTTCTTCTGGTTTTTGGTTATTGCCCTTTGATCTTACCTCTTCTATCAGAATGTGGAATATAGATTGGCATTTAGGGTGGCTGGGATTGCTTGGTTTGGTGTCGTTTTGTTCTTGATTGGACAATAAGGGAATGCTCTATGTACGACTGGCAGATTTGGCAATTTTTAGTTCTTCCATTATGACAGTTGGTTGCCTTGGCTCTTCTCAGTTTTTTGGGACTGGCTTGGTATTGTTTTCTATGCTACTCATTAGATTTCATGGTTGAGCTTTGGTGCTTAAGCTTGCTACAATGCTCTACCTTTCATGCCAATCATGTTTCCTTGCAGGCAGAGGTGGGTGATCTTGTCATGAGTTTTTGGGTTTCACATTCTGTGCATTGGTCCATTGAATGAATCATTATTATTTGCGGGTGGAATTTTGGTTAGACATTTTCTTCACTGATTAGGTCTGCTATAAGTTATGCGAAATTTCCATAATTCAGAGGTGTTCTCTTGCTGGGCATTTTTTCTTATGATGGCCTGATAATCATATAGTGACTATCCCCTCTCCGCCATATATCTTGATGGGTGCTTAGGTATGGCacatatttgtttgtttgtttttattggATTATGAAATGCTTAGCAGTATGTGGAATTTCTTGGGCAGAATTGGTGGGTGGTGGTTTCTTCAGAGAAATTGGAAAATGCAGTTTATTGGGTGGGGTAAATGGCTCCTTGTTATGTTGTTACTAGTATTGTTCTTCCTATGGATCATTATATTGATTGGTTTCACCCTATTTCCAGAAGGGTGTCTCCATCTTCCTCTACTTCTTATATGGATAGGCTTATGTATGCTAACCATTTTCATGTTGTCAGGTTTACTTCTCCTTGGTTCCCTCTTGGCTGTGTTTTTTGTTCTCTGGAGGTATTTGGACTCATGTGGTACataagtggtttgatgttttggtgctGACACTAATCTTGGTTGCATTTTTGGGATGATATCCTCTCCATTGGATTATGAGTACAAGCTTTCTTaaaagcttcctttatatctaatgtaattGAGAATGTAATAAGGGTATTGGGCTGCATATGGGTTattgtaatgggtaggtaggcaTATGTTTCTGAGCAATACTgaggggttttcttactggttctttcccctcagtgctcattgaaccaaacaccatgtaaaaaatatatataatcaatataattttagtggtcacatctacttttataaaaaaaaataaaataataatttatatctaAAATATGTAAAAGATTAAGGTGAGTGCAAGAATATAATGAGTtaaatagtgaaaaaaaaaaatgggtGAAGAGAAAACTAGTAACATTTAGAATATATCACTATTTTTAGTTCAAATTTGGATCCGCTAAGAAAAATTATTACAATTCCCTTCAAATTAAGCAAGTTGAAATCTCAAAACATGATTTTACATGTAATACAAAGTGTTAATGTTGtcttaattttttaatgaatttgtAGAAGTaaaaaccttttaaaaaaaaaaattaataaaatgaaagcaattttagaagaaaatatcaaGATTATAAAAATTATAAGTATGTCCCTTTACAATCTTAATAAGTCGTGTTAATTTTGTAAATATGTTATGtgtaaattttatataaatataaatattataaattttcataattttccaacaatttatttttcaaacaaaaaattTATGTTAGTCAttacaaattttaaatttatttttgaatcATTTATAATATTTAAAAGATATGTCAAATGtccataataattatttatttcacaattatatatatatacatatacatacatatacatacatatacatacatatacatacatacatatatatatatgtatatatatgtatatatatatatatatacacatatatatgtatatatgtatatatatgtatatatgtatatatatgtatatatatatatatgtatgtatgtatatgtatgtatatgtatatatgtatatatatacatatgtatatgtgtatacatatgtatatatatacatacatacatatacatacatatacatatatacatatacatatatacatgtatatatacatatatatatgtatatatacatgtatatatgtatatgtatgtatatgtatgtatgtatatgtatgtatgtgtatatatacatgtatatatgtatatgtatatatatgtatgcatgtatatgtatgtatgtatatatatacatatgtatatacatacatacatatgtatatatatacatatatacatatacatacatatacatacatatatatatatatgtatatatacatgtatatatatacatatacatatatacatgtatatatatatagatatatatatatatatacatatatatatatacatacatacatatatatatatatgtatgtatatatatatatatatatatataaatatacatatacatatacctatatatatatttaaatatacatacacacacacacacatcacatcaCATATGCCCATGTGCAATTCACTTACATTTGAAATTTGTATATAGTATatttttgtaataacccaccataattaactcaacaaaattgaccattctttttttgtgtgtgtttaatttaatcattatgtttgattcaattgcatactctaggcatccatccatttgggttaggcattcatccatccagaatgagcatctaaccatacgggttaggcatttttccatacaggacataagatttcatctacccaatacgggataggcatctacccatacggggtaggcatctatccaatcgggataggaggttctctggccagagacttagactcatcgggaccattcgggtcctgagccactcactaagtactacactcttctaacagaagtgcaccgaggtcgccatccttaggagtaattaaataacataatacaagcttgaattctaccttggaatttggcttaaagccttgggaagtcaagcgaatccatacgggattccttccgagtatgcattgaattactttttccaatttaattatttttatctttcaaaataggattcttactcaatccttcctttaccaagcctagaccccacccacgaatgcctaagtatgagggacaactccatcccaagactgcctacatacccgcttcggcacgggatcaaggcgtaaagtatgtagttctattttctactctatggtttgatgtaaactgattagtgggtacgtaaccctttctagggtcaatgtcccagacagtttctctgcggttgctacccatggtggtagcacttaaacaaaggctcaagatggcctattatttgtggcctaacaactacatcctaaaacctatcatgagcgtcacccttgaccaaattgtcaattacaaaaatctcttcaaaaaatcaatttcataaaagcattttacttaaccaaccctaaagggggtttactatggtttatctcaatggatgtaaaatcatttaaaatttatcttattagattatcgatccaagagggattacctgccccttggattttaacttccaagtgtcccttattactccccgatgatttatagggatgatgccacagacgtcattgatgtagatttattaggcattaagtgcagtagttcaacacgatgacattacccgtaagcgtgacctagaggcaccgtatataccgaacgctactaggttttggtttccatcttcctttatttagttttctaactacgagctatgaaaacatcatacttgaaaacaactactaattgaacatgcaaaatttaattaattgaaataactactttaaatataacttgcataacaatgaccCTCATGAAACTTGCatatctataagtaatttgcatgttataagaataatGCATTTTGCATGAaaatgtcaataaatgtaattaatttataagtaatttgcatgttataggAATAGGGTACTTCTGTGCATGATTAAGTAATGCATGATTCCTTATGGTCCTAGATTCCAAAAATAGCGATTGATTCAGTCATTAGATTCAAATTATGATAATGTGCCATAATTGCTTTTCCAAGAGTCcaaataccaactaagtaacccaacgAAATTTAAGTAgttttccaattataaaatttaatacaattacaatttgaaaataatcatagagatttaaaataatcacagagagagatttaaaataatcatagaaatttaaaataatcgcaaagatttaaaataatcacagagatttaaaataatcacagaggaaataatcacagagaTTTAATATAATCGTAGAGGGAGATTTAAAACAAATAagagaatatgattttctttttgctaaaatctttggaaaaaggaaaaaaacaaaaagtaagatcttgtgcatattttcttgagggaaataaaataaataaataactatcctTTACGTGCACTATAGgaaagcatcatcattatcatttatcCCCAAATGAAAGATTAACAATCAactaaaagaatttctttatatgaaggaagatctataactattgataATACGAATTTCTCATAAGCAAATGTGAAATAAcagggagagaacctggtttatcgagcttgatgttggatccactggttatccttttgatccttccttgccacttgagagaaatccttcatcAACAACTTAGAATTCCTGCAACCAAAAAAGAGACTACCAAAGAAAAGATCTATTTCTAAAACTTAGGAAATTttccttcaaaacaaaatcaactcccttctttgaaacttgcatataattttataagaaaattccctttACTCCACTAtctagataatttaattaaaaaggagattctttcccaattttggacttcatgcaaattgattagacttagtggaggagttacatgcaaggtggtggagaatcctctagaagcttcttattcttcctacaacatgtgccataattggaagtagaaattagataaataaaaataatgaatattttccatgtgtgtgtgtgtgtgtattattattttcattcttttataatattcattcaatcatttaaatagcttatccaaaaatataatagagttgtatttAAAATCAAatagtgataaaggagggttgtgacatcctccccaccTTAGTTTGTGCATCGtctcgatgcacttattgaacgcatccaaaagagtctatagttcatgattaaaacaaaaaaggaaacaactgctgcatttccttagtatcttcccatgtggcattcttttcatcataatgGTCCCATTGGACTTTGCAccgatcaacctctctattgcgcaactggcactggcacctctccaagattctgaatggctctatcattattcctcccatttcctggacctgtaaagcatcccaattcaaaatgtgtttctcatcaggtacatacttcttaagaagagatacatggaagacatcatggattcgactcaactagggaggtaaggccaaccggtatgcaactggattaatccttcccaatatttcaaagggtccaacataacgaggtgcaagcatagtctttttcccaaatcttatggaactcttgtgtggcctaacccttaggaagactttctctcccacctcaaactcccttggtgtcctatttttgtctgcataacttttctgcctatctgaggcttccttcaatctttgcctaatttccttagttttcctttccatctccttcagcATATCTGGTCCAActattactctatcttcaagactatcccaactcaaaggtgttcgacatggtctaccatacaatgcttcgaaaggtgccattcccaaagatgtttgatatgtattattgtaagaaaattctactagaggtaggtattcttcccatttcctctattggtccatgcaatacatacgaagtaggtcttccataatttgatttgtcctttctgtctgaccatcGGTTTCAGGATGTTAtgtggtgctaaaatttag
This window harbors:
- the LOC131065313 gene encoding sesquiterpene synthase Cad-like, translated to MAEAAVLVDNCYVIGEDETEENAVVRRIGKYHANIWERDFLQFLSSPYGAPSYMERMETLVEEIKMDLFNSLVGEGEISPSSYDLLERFSIVDVVQRLGIDRHFEKEIKAVLDYTYKYWNENGISWGTETGIVDLHTTALGFRILRLNGYRVSSDVFHNFKDQKGQFICPTKQSDSQIRIMLSLYQASEISFPGENIMREAKEFARRCLKEALEKKQELKDKTQLLAEVEYILHYPWRCRVPRWEAWNSIQIFRQDIDSWMLTEGIYKVPNEWSKKILELAILDFNILQSHHQNELKYLAEWWDEAIVKQLSFFRHRHVEYYFWYTCGLYEPEYGATRLCYAKLGTLITIVDDIFDTYGTIDELIPFREVLINWDMSMMDKLPNYMQISLRFAHQTYMEITVEAEKIHGPRVQEWMKDYWKTLIWAEFQDAEWIAKKYHPTLSEYLKNSLISSTVPVVTLFPMILINTYLPDDILKRVNKFESRVAWGCRLIDDSKDFKNEQEHGETASWIECYARDNPGTTREQALDHVNMIIELSIEELTKERLFYDHDIPSCCKRLYFDSMYRSVAFIWRDIDGFSISHQGTKDDIMKILIESIPL